A genomic window from Oryctolagus cuniculus chromosome 12, mOryCun1.1, whole genome shotgun sequence includes:
- the CHRM5 gene encoding muscarinic acetylcholine receptor M5 encodes MEGESYHNATTVNGTPVNHQPLERHRLWEVITITAVTAVVSLVTIVGNVLVMISFKVNSQLKTVNNYYLLSLACADLIIGVFSMNLYTTYILMGRWALGSLACDLWLAVDYVASNASVMNLLVISFDRYFSITRPLTYRAKRTPKRAGIMIGLAWLISFLLWAPAILCWQYLVGKRTVPPDECQIQFLSEPTITFGTAIAAFYIPVSVMTILYCRIYRETEKRTKDLADLQGSDSVAEAERKKPAHRALLRSCFRCPRPTLAQRERSQASWSSSRRSTSTTGKPAQGTGPSADWAKPEQLTTCSSYPSSEDEDKSSTDRVFQAVYKSQAKESPQEESSPEKTKETFTTVQAGQNDYDTPKYFPSPAAPHRPKSQKCVAYKFRLVVKADGSQEANNGCHKVKIMPCSLPVSKDSAAKGLDASLNHHMTKRKRMVLVKERKAAQTLSAILLAFIITWTPYNIMVLVSTFCDKCVPVSLWHLGYWLCYVNSTVNPICYALCNRTFRKTFKMLLLCRWKKKKVEEKLYWQGNSKLP; translated from the coding sequence ATGGAAGGGGAATCTTATCACAATGCAACCACCGTCAACGGCACCCCAGTAAATCACCAGCCTTTGGAACGTCACAGACTGTGGGAAGTCATCACCATCACAGCTGTGACAGCTGTGGTGAGCCTGGTCACCATTGTGGGCAACGTCTTGGTCATGATCTCCTTCAAAGTCAACAGTCAGCTCAAGACGGTCAACAACTACTACCTGCTCAGCTTAGCCTGTGCAGATCTCATCATCGGGGTCTTCTCCATGAACCTCTACACTACCTACATCCTCATGGGGCGCTGGGCACTGGGGAGTCTGGCCTGCGACCTGTGGCTTGCAGTGGACTATGTGGCCAGCAATGCTTCCGTCATGAACTTGCTGGTGATCAGCTTTGATCGCTACTTTTCCATCACGAGGCCCCTGACGTATCGGGCCAAGCGCACCCCCAAGAGGGCCGGCATCATGATCGGCTTGGCCTGGCTCATCTCCTTCCTGCTCTGGGCCCCAGCAATCCTCTGCTGGCAGTACTTGGTCGGGAAGCGGACCGTACCCCCAGACGAGTGCCAGATCCAGTTCCTCTCCGAGCCTACCATCACTTTCGGCACTGCTATCGCTGCCTTCTACATCCCTGTTTCTGTCATGACGATCCTCTACTGCCGAATTTACCGGGAAACGGAGAAGCGAACAAAGGACCTGGCTGACCTCCAGGGCTCCGACTCCGTGGCCGAGGCCGAGAGGAAAAAGCCAGCTCACAGGGCTCTGCTGCGATCCTGCTTTCGCTGCCCTCGACCAACTCTGGCCCAGAGGGAGCGGAGCCAGGCCTCCTGGTCATCCTCCCGCAGGAGCACCTCCACCACCGGGAAGCCGGCCCAAGGCACCGGACCCAGCGCCGACTGGGCCAAACCCGAGCAGCTCACCACCTGTAGCAGCTACCCCTCCTCAGAGGACGAGGACAAGTCCTCCACTGACCGAGTCTTCCAAGCGGTCTACAAGAGTCAGGCCAAGGAAAGCCCACAGGAAGAATCCAGTCCTGAAAAGACCAAGGAAACTTTCACAACAGTTCAAGCTGGACAAAATGACTATGACACCCCAAAATATTTCCCGTCTCCAGCTGCTCCTCACAGACCCAAGAGTCAGAAATGTGTGGCCTATAAGTTCCGATTGGTGGTGAAAGCTGATGGGAGCCAGGAGGCCAACAACGGCTGTCACAAGGTCAAAATCatgccctgctccctcccagtaTCCAAGGACTCTGCAGCAAAGGGCCTTGATGCCAGCCTCAACCATCACATGACCAAACGGAAGAGAATGGTCCTCGTCAAAGAAAGGAAAGCAGCCCAGACCCTGAGTGCCATTCTCCTGGCCTTCATCATCACGTGGACCCCTTATAACATCATGGTCCTGGTTTCCACCTTCTGTGACAAGTGTGTCCCGGTCTCCCTGTGGCACCTGGGCTATTGGTTGTGCTACGTCAATAGCACTGTCAACCCCATCTGCTACGCCCTCTGCAACAGAACCTTCAGGAAGACCTTTAAGATGCTGCTGCTCTGccgatggaaaaagaaaaaggtggaGGAGAAGTTGTACTGGCAGGGGAACAGCAAGCTGCCCTGA